The nucleotide window CCAGGGAGTTACTAAACTCACCCAGCCAGGACTTTTCCTGGTCGGTGTTCACCGGCTGCAAGGCCGCCGGGGGAGGGGTGATAACCGGCGGATTGGTGCGGGGCTGGTCTCCGGGGATGGCAGGTGCGGATGGCTGGGGGGCCTCGCCTGAGCTAGGGGGCTGGGAGGGACCGAAGAGGTCATCGTCATCGCTGTTCTCGGTGCTGCTCTCGGCGCTGGGGCGCTCGGGGTGCTTGGGGGAGGAGCCGGGCTCTGGGCCGAAGATGTTGTCTAGGTCCTCGTATCCGGCGGCGGGCGCGTGGCTAGGGAGGGCCGCGGCGGCAGGGGACAGGGCCAGGGGTAGAGCCAGGGCGAGCAGGCAGGCGGCTGCCGCAGGTCTGAGACGGAGGGAGGTCATCGGGGCCTTTCGGGGTAACGGATGTGTCTACCTCAACCCGTCTGGGTGAGGTAAGGCTACCCTATCTAACCCTGGTCAGGGTGGCGAAGCCGCTAACTTCACCCCACCGCCTGTCAGGGTTTCGGGTTTGCGAAACTTGACAGTGTGAAACTAGTGTTTAGGGCATGCGAAACCCCGATAAGAAACTCCCTATGACCCTGCGCGCCTGCGCTGTCCTGGCTGCTTCAACCCTGGCCCTCAGCGCCTGCGGCAGCACCGGCTCCGCTAAGGTCGGCCAGGCCATCAAGGTCGTGGCCTCCACCACCCAGATCTGTGACTACGTCAGCCAGCTGGGCAGCGGCGGGAAAGACCTGGCCCTGACCCGCACTGGCGCCAACGGCACCACCACCGAGCTGGGCGCCGACCCCGCCCAGGCCAAGGCCCACCTGCGGCTCACCTGCCTGTTGGCCCCCAACGCCTCCGCCCACGAGCACGACATGACGCCAGCCCAGTCCAAAGCCCTGGCTGAGGCTGACCTCTTCCTCGTCTCCGGCATGGACTTAGAGCACTTCCTTGACTCCGCCATCAGCTCCACCGGTTTCAAAGGCAAACTGGTGGTCACCTCAGGCGTCTACGGCGCCGTCGACGTAGACGACCTGGCTGCCCAGCAGGCCAAGGAGAAGAGTCTGCCGTACCAGGTGGAGCGCGGCAGCACCAAGGTGGAGGTCGCCAAGTGGCCCTTCCCACCCGAGGACGGCGAGTCCGAGCCCGAGTTCCGCTTTGACCCGCACGTGTGGACCGCCCCAAAGAACGCCATCGTCCAGGTCAACAATATCGGCCAGGCCCTGGTTGACGCCGCCCCCAACTCCGCGAACATCCTGCGCCAACACACCAAGGAGTACACGGACCTCCTCACAGAGCTGGACACTTGGGCCCGCACCTCCCTGGAGTCCGTCCCCGTGGACAAACGCGTCCTGTTCACCAGCCATGACGCCTTCGGCTACTTCGCCAAGTCCTACGACGTGAAGTTCCAGGGTGCCGCTCTGTCCGACTTCAACGCCCAACAGGACGCCACCGCCCAGAAGATCCAGTCCACCGCTGACGAGGTGAAGGCTTCCGGAGCCGTGGCGATCTTCGCAGAGAACTCCAACAACCCTAAGGCCGTCCAGAAGGTGGCTGAGCTGGCAAGTGTCAAGGCCGTTATTGGGGACGAGGCCCTCTACGGCGACTCCCTGGGCGACCCCGGCTCTGACGGCGAGACCTACGTCGGTTCCATCCTTCACAATGTCACCAACTTGGTCACCGCCTGGAACGGCACTGTGGCCCCGCTCCCCGAGAACCTAAAGACCTGGACCCCCAAGCAGGTGGTGAGTAAGTGAGTGCGAGCCCCGTCGTCGAGCTGGAGGACGCCAGTTTCGCCTACGGCCCCACCCCGGTGCTCAGCGGCGTGACTGGCAGCCTCCAGCCCGGTGAGGCGCTCGCACTCGTGGGGCCCAATGGCTCCGGCAAGACCACCCTCCTGCGTGCCTTGCTCGGCATGGTGCGCGTCCACTCCGGGAGTGTGCGCGTAGCGGGCTTTGCCCCGGGAAAGGCGCCGCGCGGCACCCTCGGCTACGTCCCCCAGATCACCGACCTGGATCCCACCTTCCCAGTCACCGCCCTCGACGTAGTCCTCATGGGAACCTACCCACGCCTGGGCCTGTGGCGCCGCCCAGGACGTGCAGACAAGATCCGCTGCCTTGAGGCGCTGGAGGCCGTAGGGCTGCGCGACCGCGCTAGGAGCCGCTTCGGTACTCTCTCCGGCGGACAGCAGCAGCGCGTCCTGGTGGCGCGCTGCATCGCCGCCCAACCGCGCCTGATCCTGCTTGACGAGCCCTTCAACGGCCTGGACCAGCCCAACCGGGAGGCCTTGCTGGCCATCATCGCCAAGCTCAAAGCCGACGGCGTCGCCGTGGTGGTCTCCACCCACGACCTGGTTCTGGCGCAGGAGGTTTGCGAGCAGGTGGCCTTGCTGGCCGGGCGGCAGATCGGCTTTGGGCCGCGCGCTCAGGTCCTGGTGCCTGAACTCATCCAGCAGGCTTACGGCGGGCTGGGATCTGACCGACTCATCTACCTGCATTCCCTAGGACGCCCGGCGGGGGTGGCCTGAGTGCAGGCACTGACCCAACTGGTGGCCGCCGCCGTGGAAGCGCTGCGGCTAGTGGCGGTGCAAGTCCCTGGCCTGAGCTCGCTGGCGCAGGCACCGTACTTGTTCCGTCCCCTGCTCATGGTGCTGCTGCTCGGGCTGGTGTGCGCTGTGGTAGGCACACTGGTCAATCTACGCACCGCAGAGTTCACCGCCGAGGCCTTGGTCCACGCAGTCTTTCCCGGGATCGTGGCTGGTGCGGTCTACGGAGGGATCGACGCGATCGTGCCTGCCGCCAGCGCCGTGGCCGCAGTGGCGGCGGGGGCGTTGACCTGGGTGACGCACCGCGCTAGGCGCCGAAACTCCTCCGAGGCGGGCACCGCCGTGGTGCTCACAGGCTTCTTCTCTGCGGGCATTATCCTGTCCTTAGCGAAGGGGGACCTGTCTGGACAGTTAGAGGCCCTCATGTTCGGGCGCCTGCTGGAGGTCACCGACCTGCGTCTCACCCAGGCTCTGCTGATCTGCCTGCTGGCCTTGCTGGCAGTAGGACTCACTTGGAAAGAGCAGGTGGCCTATGCCTTTGACGCCGCCGGGGCGCGGGCGGGCGGTGCGCGATTGCTGGCCCTGGACCTGGTGCTGAACCTGGCAGTGGCAGCCGTCGTGGTCTCTGCGGCAACGGCGGTGGGCACCTTGCTGGTGATCGGCTACCTGGTGGTGCCGGGGGCGGCGGGCCGTGTGCTAGCCGCGCGGGTGCGTTCCATGGTGCTGGTGGCCCTGGCAGTGGGGGCCGGTGGCGGCTACCTGGGCCTGTTGCTCATCACGGCGCCCTTGCCGCGCCCGCTGTCCCCACAGGCCAGTGTTGCCCTAACGATGACGGTGATCTTCCTGCTGGTTGTCGGCTGGTCCCAGGTGTCCCCGGTGGTGGCACGGTGGCTGCGGCAACGGCGAGGGGCGCAGACGGTGGGCGACGGCGTCGCCGGGAAGTCTGGCGCCGATGGTGGGATGGAGGCGAGGGGATGAGCGCCGGAATGAGCATGAACGTCGCGATGAGTGCGGGCGTGAGCTGGCGGCTGCTGGGCCTGCCTGTGCTGGAAGTGGTGCTTATGGGGGCGCTGGCCGGGTTGGTCGGGGCCCTGGCACTGGTGCACCGGCGCGTGTTCCTCACTGAGTCCCTCACCCACGCGACGTTCCCGGGGGCGGTGGCAGGTGTTGTGGTCGCCGCAGCGGCGAGCCGGGTGCTGACGGGGCAGCGAGCAGGCTACGAGCTGCTGACCCTGGCGCTGTTAGTGGGGGCGGTAGTCATGTGCCTGCCGATGATCGGCTTGACCCGCTGGTTGGCCACCATTCCGGGACTCTCCTCGCAGTCTGCTGCCGGGATCGTGCTCACCTCCGGTTTTGCGCTCGGCTACCTGCTGGTGAAGTGGTTTGCGCCGCTGCCGCTGAAGGTGGACAGCTTTCTGGCTGGTTCAGTGCTCAACGTCTCGCACTTGGATATCTGGGTGACGGGCGCTGTTCTGGCTGTCGCGGTGGTGGTGTGTGTAATGGGTGGTCGGCTGCTGACCTTTTACGGTTTCGACCCGGTGGGCTACCAGGCCTCCGGGCTGCGAGCGGGGCCCTCCGAGGCGGCTGTGCTCGGGCTGATCTGCTTGACTATCGCGGCGCTGGTACCCGCTGTTGGCACGATCCTGCCGATTGCACTGGTCGCCGCCCCGGCTGCGGCGCTGACCCGCTGGTGCACAACCATGCGCTCTTTGCTGGTGGGGTCGGCAGCCCTTGGGGCAGGATCCTGCCTGGTGGGCCTGGGCGTCGGGGTGGCTCTGGAGCTGTCTGTGGGGGGCGTGATCGCCATGACCTGCGCGCTGGTGTACGTAGCCTCTGAGGCAGTGGCCGCCTGGCGCGGCTGAGCGCGGGGGTACCGGTCATGTCCGCCGCGTGGACACGCACCCGCCCGGCGCGCGGCCCCGGGGAGGAGACCGAGCGTGTCACGCATCCCTAATCAGAGCCCGTCCCACCCTGCCCAGGCCCTAACCCACTACGCCACCCCAATGAAAAGTCCCCCTCAACCCCGCCAACACCAAACGATGTCAGGAGCCAGGTCTGAACCGCGGTTTAACCGACCCTGGAGGGTGCGAAGGGTTTAGGTGGAGGAGGTTCCGAGGACCCCGTGCAGGCCGTCTTGAATGGCCGCCAGCCGTGCGGCCGCCTCACGGCGCACCTCCGTCACCGGCCGATCACCGACCGGTAGCACCACCTCGCAGTAGCACTTGAGCTTGGGCTCGGTGCCAGAAGGACGCACCACCACACGATCCTCGGAGGCGGTGGTCCACATGAGCGCGTCAGTTGGTGGCAGGTTGCCGCCACTGCCGTCGCTGATGCCATCGAGCAGGTCAATCGACTGCACCACGGGGGAGTCCCCCAGGCGGGCTGGCGCGCCACCGGCACGCAGCCGCTCCATGGCCTGGATGATACTCCTGGGGTCCTCCACACGTAGGCTGAGCTGGGAGGTGGCATGCAGCCCGTGGTCGCGGGCCAGACGGTCCAGCAGGTCCAGCAGGTTCCGCCCCTGTTGCTTGAGCAAGGACGCGAGCACCGCCACGCGCACGGCTGCGGAGATGCCATCCTTGTCATGCACGGAGCTGGGGTCCACGCAGTAGCCGACGGCCTCCTCATAACCAAAAACCAGATCCGGCACCCGGCTGATCCACTTGAAGCCGGTAAGAGTCCGCTGGTGCCCCAGCCCGTGCGCGTGCGCAATGCGCTGCAGCAGCCGGGAGGAGACGATTGAGCTGGCCAGCACGCCTTGCCCGGTGAAGGCCGCCAGCTCGGCTGCCTGCTCGCCCAGCAGCGCCCCCAGGTCATCCCCCGTCAGCTGGCGCCAGTCGCCCGCAAGGGCGGGGACCGGCACCGCTACCGCGCAGCGGTCAGCGTCGGGGTCGTTGGCGATCACCAGGTCCGCATCGATCTCACGTGCCATGGCGATGGCCAGGTCCAGTGCGCCCGGCTCCTCCGGGTTGGGGAAGGGCAGCGTGGGGAAGTCGGGGTCCGGCTGCGCCTGTTCGGGGACCATGTGCACATCGTCAAAGCCCACGCGCCCCAGGGCGTCGCGGCAGATCTCCCCGCCCACGCCGTGCATGGGGGTCAGCACGATCCGCAGTGGTGCGGTGGCCTCTGCCCGGGCGCACTGCGCCACCCGGGCGGTGTACTCCTCGACCAGTTCCGGGCCCAGCAACGTCCAGCCGGATTCGCGCATCCGCAGCTCACTGAGCGGGCCGACGGCGTCGATCCGGCGGGTGATCTCCTCGTCATATGGTGGCACGATCAGGGCTCCCTGACCCGCGCCGGTGACCACGCGGCCGCCCAGATAAACCTTGTAGCCGTTGTCCTGGGCGGGGTTGTGGGAAGCTGTGACCATCACGCCCGCGTCGGCTTTTAGGCGACGCATCGCGAAGGCCAACACCGGGGTGGGGCACTGCTCCTTGAACAAGAGTGCCCGCCCGCCAGCACCCTGCACCACGGCGGCGGTGTCCAGAGCGAACTGGTGGGAGCCGTGGCGGGCGTCGTAGCCGATTACCACGGTGAAGCCTTCCCCAACCAGCTCGCGCAGGTACGCGGAAAGGCCAGCCGCCGTGCGGATCACGACGGCGCGGTTCATGCGGTTGGGGCCAGGCCCCAGCTGGCCCCGCAGGCCAGCGGTTCCGAAGCGCAGGTTGCTGCGGAAGGCGTCGGTCAGGGTGGCGGTGGCCTCCATGTCACCGGACTCGTGACGCTCCAGCAGGCTGCGCAGCTCGGCGCGCGTGGCCTCATCGGGGTCTTGGTCGATCCAGGCGTGGACGGCACCAGCGTCAAGGACAGCCGAGAGGGGGGAGGTCATATTGGAGACGGTACCGTGCCGAATACCGGGGAAACCGGCAGCATGACGCCCCTCACGGGTGGTGACGGCCACAAGCGCGGGCTTTGCGGGCCAGGTACGGACTGAAGTTGTTTGATTCACTGGCAGCGGGCCTAGGACTTTGGGCCTTACGCTGAACGCATGAGTGACGCCGTCCACGCCACCGTGCCCCAGCTTGTGCCTGGCACCTCATCCAGCAGCGCCCCCGGCCCCGCCGTCCTACCCTCCGACGCCTCGCCTGTCCGCCGGGGCATGCGCGTGCTCATCCTCGGCGGTGGCCCCGGCGGTTACGAGGCCGCACTGGTGGCTGCGCAACTCGGCGCCCAGGTCCGCCTCATAGAAGAGCACGGTATGGGCGGAAGCGCTGTCCTGACCGACGTCGTCCCCTCCAAGACCCTCATCGCCACCGCCGAGTGGCTGCGCGGCGTGGAGCAGGCCGGAGAGCTCGGCATCACGCTGGCAGGCGCCACTGGCGGTACCAGCGTGGACCTGGCTCACGTCAATGCCCGGGTGCGGGGCCTTGCCGCCGAGCAGTCCCGCGACCTGACCTACCGCATGGCCCAGAAAGGCATTGAGGTGGTCCCTGGCCGCGGCCGCCTGGGCCCCCTTGATGATGTAGGCGTGCGTACCGTCTACCTGGCCGCCCCGGACGGCACCACCAGCGAACTCCACGGCGAGCTGGTCCTCCTGGCCACCGGCGCCCGCCCCCGCGAGTTACCAGCAGCCAAACCGGACGGCCGCCGTATCCTCACCTGGACCCAGCTCTACGACTTGGACACCTTGCCAGAGCACCTGATCGTCGTCGGCTCGGGCGTG belongs to Actinomyces trachealis and includes:
- a CDS encoding phospho-sugar mutase, with the protein product MTSPLSAVLDAGAVHAWIDQDPDEATRAELRSLLERHESGDMEATATLTDAFRSNLRFGTAGLRGQLGPGPNRMNRAVVIRTAAGLSAYLRELVGEGFTVVIGYDARHGSHQFALDTAAVVQGAGGRALLFKEQCPTPVLAFAMRRLKADAGVMVTASHNPAQDNGYKVYLGGRVVTGAGQGALIVPPYDEEITRRIDAVGPLSELRMRESGWTLLGPELVEEYTARVAQCARAEATAPLRIVLTPMHGVGGEICRDALGRVGFDDVHMVPEQAQPDPDFPTLPFPNPEEPGALDLAIAMAREIDADLVIANDPDADRCAVAVPVPALAGDWRQLTGDDLGALLGEQAAELAAFTGQGVLASSIVSSRLLQRIAHAHGLGHQRTLTGFKWISRVPDLVFGYEEAVGYCVDPSSVHDKDGISAAVRVAVLASLLKQQGRNLLDLLDRLARDHGLHATSQLSLRVEDPRSIIQAMERLRAGGAPARLGDSPVVQSIDLLDGISDGSGGNLPPTDALMWTTASEDRVVVRPSGTEPKLKCYCEVVLPVGDRPVTEVRREAAARLAAIQDGLHGVLGTSST
- a CDS encoding metal ABC transporter ATP-binding protein — encoded protein: MSASPVVELEDASFAYGPTPVLSGVTGSLQPGEALALVGPNGSGKTTLLRALLGMVRVHSGSVRVAGFAPGKAPRGTLGYVPQITDLDPTFPVTALDVVLMGTYPRLGLWRRPGRADKIRCLEALEAVGLRDRARSRFGTLSGGQQQRVLVARCIAAQPRLILLDEPFNGLDQPNREALLAIIAKLKADGVAVVVSTHDLVLAQEVCEQVALLAGRQIGFGPRAQVLVPELIQQAYGGLGSDRLIYLHSLGRPAGVA
- a CDS encoding metal ABC transporter permease, with protein sequence MQALTQLVAAAVEALRLVAVQVPGLSSLAQAPYLFRPLLMVLLLGLVCAVVGTLVNLRTAEFTAEALVHAVFPGIVAGAVYGGIDAIVPAASAVAAVAAGALTWVTHRARRRNSSEAGTAVVLTGFFSAGIILSLAKGDLSGQLEALMFGRLLEVTDLRLTQALLICLLALLAVGLTWKEQVAYAFDAAGARAGGARLLALDLVLNLAVAAVVVSAATAVGTLLVIGYLVVPGAAGRVLAARVRSMVLVALAVGAGGGYLGLLLITAPLPRPLSPQASVALTMTVIFLLVVGWSQVSPVVARWLRQRRGAQTVGDGVAGKSGADGGMEARG
- a CDS encoding metal ABC transporter permease, which produces MSMNVAMSAGVSWRLLGLPVLEVVLMGALAGLVGALALVHRRVFLTESLTHATFPGAVAGVVVAAAASRVLTGQRAGYELLTLALLVGAVVMCLPMIGLTRWLATIPGLSSQSAAGIVLTSGFALGYLLVKWFAPLPLKVDSFLAGSVLNVSHLDIWVTGAVLAVAVVVCVMGGRLLTFYGFDPVGYQASGLRAGPSEAAVLGLICLTIAALVPAVGTILPIALVAAPAAALTRWCTTMRSLLVGSAALGAGSCLVGLGVGVALELSVGGVIAMTCALVYVASEAVAAWRG
- a CDS encoding metal ABC transporter substrate-binding protein, whose protein sequence is MRNPDKKLPMTLRACAVLAASTLALSACGSTGSAKVGQAIKVVASTTQICDYVSQLGSGGKDLALTRTGANGTTTELGADPAQAKAHLRLTCLLAPNASAHEHDMTPAQSKALAEADLFLVSGMDLEHFLDSAISSTGFKGKLVVTSGVYGAVDVDDLAAQQAKEKSLPYQVERGSTKVEVAKWPFPPEDGESEPEFRFDPHVWTAPKNAIVQVNNIGQALVDAAPNSANILRQHTKEYTDLLTELDTWARTSLESVPVDKRVLFTSHDAFGYFAKSYDVKFQGAALSDFNAQQDATAQKIQSTADEVKASGAVAIFAENSNNPKAVQKVAELASVKAVIGDEALYGDSLGDPGSDGETYVGSILHNVTNLVTAWNGTVAPLPENLKTWTPKQVVSK